CATAATTACCTGTGTTCTTATGggaaatttattttcaaaaaattTTAATACTATGAAAAATTGACATGTAAACTTTTGAAAATTTATTAATTTACAATACAAGTTTATGTCATTTTGGGATATAATATTTTAGCCATCGTGCTGTTCATTTAGTTACTGTCTTTGTATTTGGCCAGGGTTATTTTTGTATCTAACTTCAAGATAGAAGATTCAGGTCAGGCAACAGCCtacataaaatgaaatgaaaaaatagCCTCATGTGAATGGGTTTCAGGTGTCCAAAGAACACAAGTCCAGATATCAGTTCTCCTTAGTGGTTCAGCCTCAGGGCTGATGAggcaaaaaagtaaataaatatgtacaatgTTGTGCACGACATGTTGGTTAAACTGGGCTTCTACCCATGCAAAGCTTAATTACCAAGCCACAAATCTCTGATGTGCTGAGCACACATAGCTTTTTCTGCCTGGATAACAGGCAAGTTGAGACATGACAGTGAACACATGCAAGATCATATGGATAAGTTCTTTCGCCTCACCAGCATCACGTTGAAATCATGCTTCTGTGGTGCCTGTTTCTGCTCTTTTCTCTTTGGTAAAAGGGAGCCAGCTGGAGGTTAAACTAATAATTTATGAAATCACACTCCTTCTCCTAATAAAGCCCACAACATTCAGTTGATACTGAGTTCTGACTAAACACGGTAAGGGGGTTCCTTCAAGATAGTGAGTGTCTTCAATATgtggagacaaaaagcagcaattggtgcaaggtaAAAATGTTTAATAATTAAACTGCTCCCATGAATTTTTGCATACACTTTCTCAGGGGGGTCTTTCTTAACTCAAACGTCCCAAGCATGCAATGAAACAATCATAATggtttcattgcttgcttgggacgcttgagttaagaaagatccccctgaggaagcgtATGCAAAAATTCGTAGGGgccatttaattattaaatatttatccCTTCCAtcaattgctgctttttgtctctgtttggtttggtgcggcactcttttcttttgtttgcctCTCCAATATGCGTCTAAGTGAGATCTGCAGTAGCCAGAAGCTCCTCCTGGAGGCAGAAATGAATGAACTACCTTTGTGAATCTGGTAGTCTGGTGCTTAGGTTTAGGTGAGTCATGTCCCATGTGCAATCTTGTGCTTATAAGTACAAAGGGATACATGAGTAATCTGTGGGGAGCTTTGGTGGAAACAATCATAATTTCCTTCTGTGTTTCAGTTCTGGTATTTAATTTTCATGGTTCCTAGTCAAAGCTGGAACTTTCCAGAAGCAAAGGAGTGAGCAAAGGCACTAATCCCACCAAGCCACTCCCATAACTTGTTCCCTCAGCTCTAACACAAAGCTCCTGTTCCACCCCAGTACCACCCTTGAAAGCCCCTCCTACAAGTCATGATCACAAAATGGAAGTACCATATTCAGATACAGCATACTGTTATGCTTAGAGCTACAGGTTCAGCAACAACTGGTGGAAGGAAGTTAATAGTGTGGCAGGAAGAGGCTACAGTCTTGTTAAACCTGCTGACCAAGAAGGTTGAGTAGGGAAGAAAGAACTTCATTAGTGAAGATAAAATCCATTCCAAGGTTAAGGAAGATGCAGGAAGTCAGTGGGACGCCTGGCAAGTGTGAGACTTACTCACCCAGGAATAGCGTTTCAGCTGTATCGGCTTTTCTGAGAAGGTGGAATACATTTCTCAGAAGCCAAGAGTAATTTACCAACAGACCTTTAAAAAGGGCTCAAAGCACTCCTTTCTTCTGGAAGAGTGGGAGGTAAGGAGCCACAAGAGGGTAGTACGCTGTCTGTGAAAGAACAGTGCTAGCTAAGGAAGGAAAATGTGATTCATTATTGTAAAAAATACTCTTTTGAgtgagcaatcctatgcagagttactctagtctaagcctaaTGATTTCAATGGATTGGAATACCtttccataggattgcactgtgtgacGCCTCCCTAAGGAGGTGGATCTTCATGCAAACATAAAGAGTTGTAACCAAAGGCTGGATGTGGAAATCCTTTGGACACCTTCAGCTTCAGGTAATTTATAATTAGGTGATTTAAGGTACGCCTATGAAAAGGAACTAAGCAGCTGGCTCCATTTTAGATCTAAATCAAGATGGCACGTCCCATACACAAGGAGAGCCATGATGCTTGATTTAGAATCACCAACATTGAGGATGTTTGGAGTTTTACAGCATACCTATCCACGTTGCAGATCTTTTGTTAAAAGTTATAGCCTATTCGATTCCTATTTTGGTCTCCTGTCTATATTACAGAACTGAAAGCAAAGAGGGAAACAGCAACATTTTTTTCtgtcgtcacagctgacttatggcaaccctgtagggttttcaaggcaagagatattcagagttggtttgccattgcctgcctccacgtcacaaccctggtattccttggaagtctcccaccaaatacttgccaggctcaaccctgcttagcttctgacatctgatgagatcaggctagcctgggctattcagatcAGGACAGCAACATTTTGATACACAAAAATAATGACACAGTTTATCTAACTGACCTGTGCTCCATCCCAAGTATTCAACATATTAAAACCTGAAGTTGGCCAAACCTGAGAAtccttaaatccagtgactagagctgtgaatgggcaagacagatatttctacaaacgaaacagaaaaatactggaaaaaagcaatttcggaaaatttcaggtttgggtttaccgagtccctaaaactggggggggggggagaatggcaaAGCCAAATGTGCAaaccggctttttcaggaatggctttCCGCGTCTCCTgcggggcatttttgcaggtagagcccccaaattttcagcatggctccaagggactctccttgcaagaacccccaagcttggtgaagattgggtcaggggcccggagttaaggggtcgcccccatcctcctccatagaaaagaaatagcgaagtggctgtattcagattctttagtgggaaCTTCGCTATGTCTCTCTATGGAGGAGCTGGGATTTAAACTGTGGAAAAGTTCGCCCAGCTCCTTTCTAGAGATACCTATCTGTATCCTAAATTGATTGTATAAAAACATGCTAAGGACAATGGCTTTTCATTCACTTTTTATATAGAACATTtatacaccccacctttctcccaacaaGCAGCACTCAAGGCAAAACttaacaaatacaaaaaaaactATTACATAATTAACATACATAATGAAAAACAGAAAATTATAATTTATTAAGGGACTCTGCTCCCTTCTGCCCCCCACTCTTTGAGAAAAAATACTACTTCACAAATACTTTCCTTGAGCAGTTCTTAACTGTTTAAGAAGCAAGCACCTTTAATTCTAGTTTCATTTACGTCAACCAGCACATTTGGAAACcacaagatttttttcccctttcatacAACATCAGCTAAGACAAGAGGCAGAAAACTAACATAACCAATGTGCCGGAGAGGAAAAAGAAGCACATCACCGGGCAATGAGCTGACAACAATAATAGATTTAACTGATCCGTTCAACACTTCAGATACTACAGCAGCTGATAAGGCAGGTATGTAGCTTCTAATTCCTTTTGAAGCATGTACCACCTTGGCATCAGTGCAAACTAGAAGAGTGTAAATGACCAATatttacaaataataataaaaatattatagaacaaccctaatagcccagactagcctgaccttgtcagatcttggaagctaagcatgatcaatagttgggtgggagaccaccaaagacaactgtggctgctatgcagaggaagtcaatggcaaagcacctctgctcctctcttgccttaaaaaccccatgagaTGGAACTTCATGCAACTGTGACCCAATGGAGTACTTTACCTTTATAAAAGATTATATATGCACTGTGCTGAAAGTAATGGTGGTCATTGCAAAGGCCATCAAGGATTCAGTTCTGGCAACTGAGGAGCCACAGTGTAGCTTTCTCTTAATAGCATTAGTGATTGTGTGTTTTAATAGAGAGAATAAGGCGTCCAACCATAATCAGTCCCTTTATAATCTCACATTGCAAAGCAAGTTGCACAAAGAGTATGGGATTATCTCTGTTGAGGGGGATTTTCTTCCAGCTGTAGGTCAGACATTTTAGGCATGGtaagtgggaggggaggggctgtggctcagtggtagagcatctgcttggcatgcagaaggttccaggttcaattcccggcatctccagttaaggagaccaggcaagtaggtgatatgaaagacctctacctgagaccctggagagtcgctgccggtctgagtagacaatactgactttgatggtccaagggtctaattcggtataaggcagcttcatgtgttcaccgaCAACGTATTATGAGTAACATTCCAATGTAAAATTAATCTTATTGAGTCAAACAACCATTAGACATAGTGAAGTCTAAAGTTTAAAGGAAGAGATAGTACAACACACAATTGCgaattatattgtttttaaatatattgtaCTTAAAATTCTGATAGGAATTATGcgaaacaaatgttttaaataaataaatcttattttgagggcagagcttaTACTACAACAGGTGCACATTTCCATGCAGACTGGCTACAACACAGTGCCATAGTGGAACGAATGTATAATCTGCTTTCCACATTCCATTGGGGAAGCTGTGTTACTTTGTTGCTACAAAAATAAAACATAGGATCACAAGCTCATTAAACATTAACACTGAGATTGTTTCAACAGTCTTGAAGGGGCCTCTAGATCCCATTCCGTTTTGCTGTCTACATGTATCTGCCCTATCATATCTTAAGTCTACATCTTACTTCCCTTGGACTGGTGCTGTTAAGAAGACTCTTAAGACCCAAATCTGATCCACATAGGCAGTTATTACATGTATTATGACACTGATGCTATAGGtagtatttaaaaagaaaaggagaatatAAATTCACCAGTAGCCTCACCACAACCACAGCATAAGACATCAGCCTAACAGTTTAGTGCTAAACTCCATTCAGCAAGAAAAATACCTGGGCTGGGCTTTTTCTGTGAAAAATGTTCACGTTTTGAGTTTTGTGCAACTCTCACACACCCTTCCCAGCAGATTCAAATACTTAGTTTTATAACCAAGTGAAAGCTGCCCTATTCCAGCAATACCTTTGCTAAATTtgatttattgctcattaacaaagccgtaagtaaatatgcataatcttataaaatacctaaaattcataaatacataaaatacatataataaaattatacaagttCAACAATACCTCTTGGAGCAAAATACCTGTATATTTTAGCAGGACAGTTTTAGCAATACCTTTTGAGAGTTTTGAGTTGACTGATTAAACACTATCTAAAACAAAATGTATTAAACATTATGGcggtgtttgtatgtgtgtgtgtgtgtgtgtgtgtgtgtgtgtgtgtgtgtgtgtgcattttgcttttttaatacTAAAACTTTATTTCCTGTGGAAAATGAAATGATCAAAAGTAGCTCATTGCTAAGTAGCTGTAGCAATGAAGTTCCAAAATCTAGGTTATAAATCAAACCATTCATCGGTTAAATTTGGTTGCCCCTTTGTTAATGTTTGCTCATCACAACTTCGGCAGAAGGACCTATGGAAGTCTAAAAGCAAGCAGCATAGAAGGAGTGTGCGAACAGAAGTCCACAGGGCTAGAATAATAAGGGTAACGGCTATTTAACATCAAAGGCATTGTATAACCAGGAGGGGCTCTATACTGCCCAATGGCCAATCTAGTTTAGCCCTCACTCTCCCCTGCAAGGAGAGCAAGAGGCGATTCGGGATAAAGAGATTTATGCCACTGCAGCAAGTTGTTCATGCTTATCTGGCAGGGGTAATTGAAATTGAAACGGTCTCACTAGTTCTGTAGAAGGTGTTGCTTGAATAACGTTTTGGCTTGTTTAATCCCACATTTTGATTCCACCATTGTTCCTGGCCCTCAGAAGGGTAGTATGTGTGTTGGCACATATTACAAAACAGTCTATGTTTAAAAAGGCTTATATTTAAAATAAAGGATTAGTAAATATGCAAGTTTGTGTAAACGTCTTTATTCTACTTGTCATAGTTACGAACATAGCTTTGCCAGTGTTTACAGTTCACTGACACTTAACCTAGATGTCTGTTTCCTTCCACCCTAAGTTGTTCAATTCTGTGTCCTGTAGAACCGGGTGGTACAATATGATTAAAGGAAGCTGAGGCCTCAGGACTTATCACCTGGGACAGATTACCTCATTTACATATTTTAGAAATGTTAAAAATATTCATCATTTCCTCTTTAGTATTCATGTTCTAACAATGGCTGCTACCAAAGATTTGACCTACAATAACTCAAACATCAATAGATACTTCTATGTGAAAGTTTTTGTGTAATACACCCATTATCTATCCTGATTACAGAATTTAAAACCCACTAAAATTATGTACAACAAGCTCAGCGGTATAAGAATAGAATTAGTATATTTTGCCAGTTCTCAAAGAACTTCACTAACTTCTAGTTAGCTTCTGGGCAGGTGCTGATgctgacttttaaagccttaaatTATTTGATACCAAGGTATCTTCAAGGCCACTTTTCCCCACATGATTCTGCCCATTAGCTGAGTCCTTAGAGGCACCTACAATAGGTGCcccaatctttatttatttattattgaatttataccctgactttccccGACAAGTCgggctcaaggtggtttacatcaATTTCAATATATGAAATCAGTTAAAACGCAATGATacacataaaacacataaaacataaaactcttattaaaacaaataaaacaatggtTAGGCAATATCAATTAATCTAAGATTCACTATCCACACGTAAACCCTTAGTCAGGAGAAAGAGGTGAGTAGGCAAGATGGGAATTAGGCTAGTTGTATCAATGCCAgaacagggaggccagttttgatggagacagttgctgtcctcaaccataggcctaatggaacatctccgtcttacaggctttgcagaactgagctaagtcccgcaGGGCTCTGATCTCATTCAACTGAGAGTTCCAtcggccagggccaaaaaagctctGGCTCTAGCTGAGGACAGCTGAATACTTTTCGGGCCAGGGATCAGTAGCAAGTTGTTATTTGACGAGTGTAATGCCCTCTGAGGGGCATAtctggagaggcggtcccacaggtacgatggtcccagaccatttagggtcttaaaggtcaaaaccagaacCTTAAATTTGATCCAGCATTCAATCAGGAGCcaatgcagctggtggagcacaggTCTAATATGGGCTCTCCAGGGGGTCCCCGTGAGGACACTCGCAACTGCGTTTTAGACCAACTGAAGCTTCCAGACCAGGCCTAGGGGTAGCCCTTTCAAAGTCATGCAATGCCTTTCCTGTGTCTACACACCAGCTGCAGAATTTCCCTCCAAATAATGTTCACCTAGTACTATTTTTAGGCTCTGGACAAGGACTTCTGTTTACTCAAGCTTTTGGTGGGTGTGTCCTCCCCCTCCCGGTGATGTAGTTCTTGATTTCACTACTGAGTAGCCCCGtgttgcagagtggtaagctgcagtactgcagtcaaagctccgctcacgacctgagttcgatcacaacagaagtcagtttcaggtagaagtcagaagtcagtttcaggtcaaGGTTTCAGGTCAGGtcaagccagctcaaggttgactcagccttccatccttccgaggtcggcaaaatgagtgactggggaaggcaatggtaaaacatagcctgcctagtaaacaagggtcagtaatgacccagtgcttgcacagcggactacCTTTACTGCTGTTTTATTCTTTGGTTAACATATTTTTATGTTTGTTCATATACTTCAACATATTATGGATATAGCACCAATGTATATGGCATTTTATAGAACACAAGATGACAGGGTTCTAATCTCAGGAGTTTAGTCTATTTTCTATAAGAAACAACAAAGTGAGGGGGACAGCTAGAGACAGGGATAAAGACATGAGGATCATTCCACTTATATGCACTTATGTATTTAAAATGGTAATATCTCAGTGCACAAGTTCCTGAGGTGGCTTTTAATCACagtaattcaaaacaaaacaaaagtcagtTAACACAGAATAAGAATCACAATTGATTGGCTCAGGTCTAGTTTTATtgtgaagggggggagaaagaagttgTGCTGAAGTCTCATAGAAAAGGAAGTTTCTAAGAGGAGATCTGAAAGCGGAGAGGGGAACTGATATCAAACAAGAGTTCTGGAAGGACGTTCTAACCATGAGACAGTTGGGGGGAAGGGAGTGCACCATATGGTATACAGTAAACTTCCTTAAATCTCTCACTGAGGCAGAAATGTAGCATATTATTCTAATAATAATCCTTAGCATTTATATACTGCTTTCAATGTTCAAAGAACATTACATATATTTGCATTGATACAATCCTTACAAGCAGCCCAGCATCACCGTATAAGTTTCTTCACTACATTCACTTATTCAACAAAAAGTAGGGCAGGTGGGAGAACTGGCAACATCCCAATAATACCCAGGCTGAGCATCTGCCCCTTCCCTTTTTGCAGCTTATAAACTTATAAAGCCCCGAGTAAGGACTTTAGCCAGTCACCCTGGGTGAGCCGTGCTGGGGGGACCAGGAGCAGCCCAGGACGTCCTACTGGCTCATCAGCAGTTTAAACTGGCAGGTCTGACTGTAAGTATTTTCGTATTTACATGTGTATTGTTTATGTATaagacagagagccagcgtggtatagtggttaagagcattggcgGATTCTAATTTGGAGTACTGGGTTCAAACCCACTCTcttcaacatgaagcctgctgggtgaccttggcctggtcacagttctctcagaactctcggcccacgcagagccaggcaatagcaagccacctttgaacgtctcttgccttgaaaaccctatggggtcgccataagtcagctgtgacttgactgcacgcttgtacacacatacacacaaatatatatataaagcttATTTGAGTTCCCCATGTTGGAGAAAAGCGGGacataatatatttaaataaataattaaagaaTGTGCATGTCTGACTACAGAGCAATAATCAAAGTTACTGCATTCTTGTGTCAGGCAGTTGTATGCATACATTGCACAAACTTTTGTAAAATTACAGGGGAAGAGATCTCATGCCCAAAGTCAAAAACTTAACCCAGATTCAATTAATCTCAAGTATCAGGACCACTTTCACTTGTTATTTTGCAGCAAACATGTCACCCTATGATAGCGCAAAGTATTTTTTGCCAGTCCCAGATCCCAGGTGCATACTCCCATAAGGATGTACCTGGCCATAAAAATGCACTTTGTATTTGCTCACACTAAATTTCAGGGGTACACAAGTTTAGTACACACCCACAAACACAGTGTGCAGTTTTTCAGCAGCTGACAAGATCAGCCCCGCTAACTGAGGAGCAGCTCTTCGCGTGAATAAACTGCTGAGACTCATGCAGGCTCAGAGTAATACACGTTCCCAGAAATTCTTAAACATTAAGACAAAACCACTTATACCTGAATAAAGGGTTCCAAACAGCGAAGAAAATCTCATGCGTCTTAGGAACAATTTCAGGTCTGACCATTGCTTTTTATAAAAATTATAAGGGAACAATCATTTACTCTACTCGTGCAAGTAAATTAATTCATTCCTCTTTTATTCTTTATAGGTTCTGTTCTCTTAGATCAGCACACATATTCTGTCTGCCCCATAAGGTTCATAAGATGCCCTTCCGCAATGCTTCAACCTGCAGTGTTTATTCTGACATGGCACCATTTACATATTTTTATTACTTGGTCTTCCTTATCGGGTTCACTGGGAGCTGCTTCGCACTGTGGACCTTCTCCCATACAGAGCGGAATCGCAAGTGTATGAGCATCTATTTAATTAACCTCCTCACAGCAGATTTTTTGCTGACCCTGGCCTTGCCGGTGAAAATCATTGTCGATTTAGGAATTGCTCCCTGGAGACTGAAAATATTCCATTGCCAAGTCACAGCTTGCCTCATCTATATCAACATGTATGTATCAATCATCTTCTTGGCATTTGTAAGCATGGACCGTTGCCTTCAGCTAATAAACAGATGCAAGATCTATCGTATTCAAGAGCCTGGATTCGCCAAGATGATATCAGCAGTGGTATGGATAATGGTTCTCTTTATCACGATGCCTAACATGGTGATTCCGATCAAAGATATCAAAAAAGTGCCAACTGTGGGTTGCATCGAGTTCAAAACCAAAATGGGAAGAGACTGGCATGTATTTACAAATTTCTTATGTTCTgcaatatttttaaatttctcagccATAGTGCTCATTTCCAACTTCCTTGTAGTCAGACTGCTCTATCAAAACAAATACAGTGAAAACTACAGACATGTAAGAAAAGCTTTGGTGAACATACTTTTGGTCACTGCAAGCTACATTATATGCTTTGTGCCTTACCACATTGTTCGGATCCCATATACTCTGACTCAAAGCGAATCTATAACC
This window of the Euleptes europaea isolate rEulEur1 chromosome 5, rEulEur1.hap1, whole genome shotgun sequence genome carries:
- the GPR171 gene encoding G-protein coupled receptor 171, which gives rise to MPFRNASTCSVYSDMAPFTYFYYLVFLIGFTGSCFALWTFSHTERNRKCMSIYLINLLTADFLLTLALPVKIIVDLGIAPWRLKIFHCQVTACLIYINMYVSIIFLAFVSMDRCLQLINRCKIYRIQEPGFAKMISAVVWIMVLFITMPNMVIPIKDIKKVPTVGCIEFKTKMGRDWHVFTNFLCSAIFLNFSAIVLISNFLVVRLLYQNKYSENYRHVRKALVNILLVTASYIICFVPYHIVRIPYTLTQSESITTDCYWKQSLFKAKESTLLFGVSNLCFDPILYFYLSKTFRLQVSKTFGSHKKKNNLSEEQQGTHEELTQHCDVSVERP